One Polaribacter sp. KT25b DNA segment encodes these proteins:
- the argH gene encoding argininosuccinate lyase → MKLWDKGFSIDKQIELFTVGNDREIDMHIAKYDVQASLAHAIMLESIGIITADELKDLKSGLEELASDIENGTFIIEASFEDVHSKIEWELTNKLGEVGKKIHTARSRNDQVLVALQLYYKENLSIINDKTKTLFDTLLGLAETHKESLLPGYTHLQVAMPSSFGLWFSAYAELLIDDVYMLNAVAKVVDQNPLGSAAGYGSSFPIDRELTTKELNFATLKYNVVAAQLSRGKSERSIASALGGLCNTMSRFAMDVCLYMSQNFGFITFPDELTTGSSIMPHKKNPDVFELIRGKCNKIQALHTEMVMITNNLPTGYHRDFQLLKENIINAFEDVKDILDIFNYSIQQVIVKDIDLNDEKYQYLFTVDSINNLVVEGMSFREAYQKIGGQVQAGTYKPDLGKQHTHVGSIHNLSLDKIAEKYPK, encoded by the coding sequence ATGAAGTTGTGGGATAAAGGATTTTCAATAGACAAACAAATAGAACTTTTTACAGTTGGTAATGATAGAGAAATTGACATGCATATTGCAAAATATGATGTTCAAGCTTCTTTAGCGCATGCAATTATGCTAGAATCTATTGGTATTATTACTGCTGATGAATTAAAAGATTTAAAAAGTGGCTTAGAAGAATTAGCATCAGATATTGAAAACGGAACTTTCATTATTGAAGCATCTTTTGAAGATGTACATTCTAAAATTGAATGGGAATTAACCAATAAATTAGGAGAAGTTGGTAAGAAAATTCATACTGCTCGTTCCAGAAATGATCAAGTTTTAGTTGCTCTACAATTGTATTATAAAGAGAATTTATCAATTATAAATGATAAAACAAAAACACTTTTTGATACACTTTTAGGTTTAGCTGAAACTCACAAAGAAAGCCTTTTACCTGGTTATACACATTTACAAGTTGCAATGCCTTCATCTTTCGGATTGTGGTTTTCTGCGTATGCAGAACTGTTAATTGACGATGTGTATATGTTAAATGCTGTTGCAAAAGTGGTTGATCAAAATCCTTTAGGTTCTGCTGCGGGTTATGGAAGCTCCTTCCCTATCGACAGAGAATTAACAACCAAAGAATTAAATTTTGCTACTTTAAAATACAATGTGGTTGCTGCACAATTAAGCAGAGGAAAAAGTGAACGTTCAATCGCATCAGCTTTAGGCGGATTGTGTAACACAATGTCTCGTTTTGCAATGGATGTTTGTTTGTATATGAGTCAGAATTTTGGTTTTATTACGTTTCCAGATGAATTAACAACAGGAAGTAGCATTATGCCACACAAGAAAAATCCTGATGTTTTTGAATTAATCCGTGGAAAATGTAATAAAATTCAGGCTTTACACACAGAAATGGTCATGATTACCAATAATTTACCAACAGGTTATCACAGAGATTTTCAATTATTAAAAGAAAATATAATCAATGCTTTTGAAGATGTAAAAGATATTTTAGACATCTTTAATTATTCTATTCAGCAAGTAATTGTAAAAGATATCGATTTGAATGACGAGAAATATCAATATTTATTTACGGTTGACAGCATCAATAATTTAGTTGTTGAAGGTATGAGTTTTAGAGAAGCGTATCAAAAAATTGGTGGACAAGTACAAGCAGGAACTTACAAGCCAGATTTAGGAAAACAACATACGCATGTTGGTAGCATTCACAATCTATCTTTGGATAAAATTGCAGAGAAATATCCGAAGTAA
- a CDS encoding M20 family metallo-hydrolase: MNIEKLTENAISLLKNLIETQSFSQEEENTAKLIEGWFIENEIPFKRTKNNIWATNKYFDESKPTMLLNSHHDTVHPNTAYTNDPLKAIVEDGKLYGLGSNDAGGCLVSLIATFTNFYAQENLKYNLVIVASAEEENSGPNGLNSMLPIIPHIDVAIVGEPTLMNLAVAEKGLVVFDAVIEGTPSHAAHPNNNNSIYNSIEVLQWFKDFKFEKPSVALGDVKMTVTQINAGKQHNVVPAHTNLVVDVRVNDAYSNQEIATILQEQSPCTKITPRSLRLNSSSISTDHDLVKAGIAMGRETYGSPTLSDQSVLSCQSLKLGPGDSTRSHSANEFIYLAEIEEGIKIYVELLNRVIV, encoded by the coding sequence ATGAATATCGAAAAATTAACAGAAAATGCAATTTCTCTCTTAAAAAATTTGATTGAAACGCAATCATTTTCACAAGAAGAAGAAAACACAGCAAAACTTATTGAAGGTTGGTTTATTGAAAATGAAATCCCTTTTAAAAGAACAAAAAACAATATTTGGGCAACTAATAAATATTTTGATGAAAGCAAACCAACAATGTTGCTAAACTCTCATCACGACACAGTTCACCCAAATACTGCGTATACAAACGATCCGTTAAAAGCAATTGTAGAAGATGGCAAATTATATGGTTTAGGTTCTAATGATGCTGGTGGATGTTTGGTTTCTCTAATAGCAACTTTTACTAATTTTTACGCTCAAGAAAACCTAAAATACAATTTAGTAATTGTGGCTTCTGCAGAAGAAGAAAATAGTGGCCCAAATGGATTAAATAGTATGTTGCCAATTATTCCTCATATTGATGTTGCCATTGTTGGCGAACCAACTTTAATGAATTTAGCGGTTGCAGAAAAAGGTTTGGTAGTTTTTGATGCGGTTATAGAAGGAACTCCAAGTCATGCTGCGCATCCAAATAATAACAATTCAATTTACAATTCAATTGAAGTTTTACAATGGTTTAAAGATTTCAAATTTGAGAAACCTTCTGTTGCCTTAGGTGATGTAAAAATGACAGTAACACAAATTAACGCTGGCAAACAGCACAATGTTGTGCCTGCTCATACAAATTTAGTGGTAGATGTTCGTGTAAATGATGCATATTCTAACCAAGAAATTGCAACTATTTTACAAGAACAATCTCCTTGTACAAAAATTACACCTAGAAGTTTACGATTAAACTCCTCTTCTATTTCTACAGATCACGATTTAGTAAAAGCAGGAATTGCAATGGGAAGAGAAACCTATGGTTCACCAACATTGTCAGATCAATCTGTGTTAAGTTGTCAATCTTTAAAATTAGGACCTGGAGATAGCACACGATCTCATTCTGCCAATGAATTTATTTATCTTGCAGAAATTGAAGAAGGAATTAAAATATACGTTGAATTGTTGAATCGTGTAATTGTTTAA
- the argB gene encoding acetylglutamate kinase, producing MEKLSIIKIGGNIIEDETSLNDFLKLFSNLEGHKILVHGGGKRATHIASKLGIESKMVNGRRITDAETLEVITMVYGGLVNKNVVAKLQALNIDAIGLTGADINSIKSEKRPVKEVDFGFVGDVKEIAHNSIDKLIKADFTPVFCAITHNGNGQLLNTNADTIASTIAVGMSEIYETSIYFCFELNGVLRDFNDKNSVVKVINSKTYQKLLVDKIITDGMIPKLDNCFDALNNGVSRVNIGNTSMLTKENDNFTTITL from the coding sequence ATGGAAAAATTATCAATCATAAAAATTGGAGGAAATATTATTGAAGATGAAACTTCATTAAATGATTTTCTAAAATTATTTTCTAATTTAGAAGGCCATAAAATTTTAGTTCATGGAGGAGGAAAACGTGCAACTCATATTGCTTCAAAACTCGGAATTGAATCTAAAATGGTAAATGGCAGACGTATAACTGATGCTGAAACTTTAGAAGTAATTACCATGGTTTATGGTGGTTTAGTCAACAAAAATGTGGTGGCTAAATTACAAGCTTTAAACATTGATGCAATTGGTTTAACTGGTGCAGATATCAACAGTATTAAATCAGAAAAAAGACCTGTAAAAGAAGTCGATTTTGGTTTTGTTGGTGATGTTAAAGAAATAGCTCATAATTCTATTGATAAATTAATTAAAGCTGATTTTACACCAGTTTTTTGTGCAATAACACACAATGGAAATGGACAATTATTAAACACAAATGCGGATACAATTGCAAGTACAATTGCAGTTGGCATGAGCGAAATCTATGAAACATCCATTTATTTTTGTTTTGAATTGAATGGTGTTTTAAGAGATTTTAATGATAAAAATTCAGTGGTAAAAGTTATCAATTCTAAAACTTATCAAAAATTATTAGTGGATAAAATTATTACTGATGGAATGATTCCTAAATTAGACAATTGCTTTGATGCTTTAAACAACGGTGTATCAAGAGTAAATATTGGAAATACCTCAATGTTAACAAAAGAAAACGATAATTTTACAACTATTACATTATAA
- a CDS encoding acetylornithine carbamoyltransferase, producing the protein MKNYTSINDIEHLDDWIQEAKEIKRNPLSNNHLGKNKTLGMLFFNSSLRTRLSTQKAALNLGMNPIVMNVSGDAWGIEFGDGTIMNGTTAEHIKEAAQVVSQYCDIIAVRAFPTLTDKELDESEQVLKSFVQFASVPIVSMESATGHPLQALTDAITISENATKKRPKVVLSWAPHVKALPHAVANSFVQAMQKMDVEFVIANPEGYNLNSEITKNTPIYNNQEQAFKDADFVYTKNWSSYNEYGKILNTDPNWMITKEKIGDAKFMHCLPVRRNVVVEDAVLDSDSSLVIEQANNRTFAAQIVLKKILENN; encoded by the coding sequence ATGAAGAATTACACATCTATAAACGACATAGAACATCTTGATGATTGGATTCAAGAGGCCAAAGAAATTAAAAGAAACCCATTAAGCAATAATCATTTAGGAAAAAATAAAACCTTAGGGATGTTATTTTTTAATTCTAGTTTACGTACTCGTTTAAGCACACAAAAAGCAGCTTTAAACTTAGGCATGAATCCTATTGTTATGAATGTTTCTGGTGATGCTTGGGGAATTGAGTTTGGAGATGGAACGATTATGAATGGTACTACTGCAGAACATATTAAAGAAGCTGCACAAGTGGTTTCTCAATATTGTGATATCATTGCTGTAAGAGCTTTCCCAACCTTAACAGACAAAGAATTAGACGAATCTGAACAAGTTTTAAAATCTTTTGTTCAATTTGCTTCTGTACCAATTGTAAGTATGGAAAGTGCAACTGGACATCCTTTACAAGCTTTAACAGATGCAATTACCATTTCTGAAAATGCAACCAAAAAGAGACCAAAAGTAGTTTTATCTTGGGCGCCACATGTAAAAGCGTTGCCACATGCTGTTGCAAATAGTTTTGTGCAAGCGATGCAAAAAATGGATGTGGAGTTTGTAATTGCAAACCCTGAAGGATATAATTTAAATTCAGAAATAACAAAAAATACACCTATTTATAACAATCAAGAACAAGCTTTTAAAGATGCTGATTTTGTATACACAAAAAACTGGAGTTCTTATAATGAGTATGGAAAAATATTAAACACAGATCCTAATTGGATGATTACGAAAGAGAAAATTGGAGATGCAAAATTTATGCATTGTTTACCAGTTAGAAGAAATGTGGTGGTGGAAGATGCTGTTTTAGATTCTGATAGTTCTTTGGTTATTGAACAAGCTAATAACAGAACTTTTGCAGCACAAATTGTTTTGAAAAAAATATTAGAAAACAACTAA
- the proB gene encoding glutamate 5-kinase, with protein MQKKKRILLKIGSNTLTKETDNISRGKIEDLANQIAKLKDTCEFVIVSSGAIAVAKQFVKLESKHEEVFVKQALASIGQPHLIRIYQEIFREYGLLTSQCLLSYSDFERDQSKINIVNTINVLVQNNYIPIINENDTVATDEIQFGDNDKLAALTATLLEVDLLIIATNTFGIYTKESIKNNEPKTILEVHNLNELLNEVVNSKSTHGSGGMQSKIEAAALAKKANIETWIVNGLEDNFIANAFKNQVPFTKIK; from the coding sequence ATGCAAAAAAAGAAACGAATTTTACTAAAAATAGGTTCAAATACGCTTACCAAAGAAACCGATAATATTTCAAGAGGAAAAATAGAAGATCTTGCAAATCAAATTGCAAAATTAAAAGATACTTGCGAATTTGTTATTGTAAGTTCTGGTGCAATTGCGGTTGCAAAACAGTTTGTGAAATTAGAAAGTAAGCATGAAGAAGTATTTGTAAAACAAGCACTTGCTTCTATTGGTCAGCCACATTTAATTAGAATTTATCAAGAAATTTTTAGAGAATATGGTTTGTTAACTTCACAATGTTTGCTCTCTTATTCAGATTTTGAAAGAGATCAAAGTAAAATCAATATTGTGAACACCATAAACGTTTTGGTGCAAAATAATTATATTCCTATTATCAACGAAAATGACACAGTTGCAACTGATGAAATTCAGTTTGGTGATAACGATAAATTAGCTGCTTTAACCGCAACTTTATTAGAGGTTGATTTGTTAATTATTGCAACAAATACTTTTGGAATTTACACAAAAGAATCCATCAAAAATAACGAGCCAAAAACAATTTTAGAGGTTCATAATCTTAATGAATTATTAAACGAGGTTGTAAACTCAAAATCTACACATGGAAGCGGCGGAATGCAATCTAAAATTGAAGCTGCTGCTTTGGCTAAAAAAGCTAATATAGAAACATGGATTGTAAATGGTTTAGAAGATAATTTTATTGCAAATGCATTTAAAAATCAGGTTCCGTTTACAAAAATAAAATAA
- a CDS encoding glutamate-5-semialdehyde dehydrogenase: MNTLLSIETRNAVLLTMAVLLEQERATIININKKDLEAYKGDDISMFDRLKVDDSKVDEMIKAAKHLASQEDPVGLVRFSFKHDNGMQVYNKTASFGTVLIIYESRPDVTVEAAGIAFKSGNKILLKGGKESLNSNLKIVELWHQALKQHYAATDWVEYLQFNRTETQAFLEKPTQKVDLIVPRGGERLIAFVKQHATCPVIISGRGNNFVYVSKEADLDIAIAVILNGKSKISACNAVDKVLIDQNLPNKNKFISTLISKLNEAKIQVLGDETISKSHQLEQISSNEVWYEEFLDYKIVIGEIESNSAAITMINTYSGGHSSVIITKNEAEAKLFMENVDTAAVYHNASTRFTDGGQLGLGGELAISTDKLHQRGPIGLQHLVTNKWYVHGNGQVRS; this comes from the coding sequence ATGAATACCTTATTATCCATAGAAACTAGAAATGCTGTTTTACTAACAATGGCAGTGCTTTTAGAACAAGAAAGAGCAACAATTATTAACATCAATAAAAAAGATTTAGAGGCTTATAAAGGTGATGATATTTCTATGTTTGACAGACTAAAAGTTGATGATTCAAAAGTTGATGAAATGATTAAAGCTGCTAAACATTTGGCTTCTCAAGAAGATCCTGTAGGTTTAGTTCGTTTTAGTTTTAAGCATGATAATGGAATGCAAGTTTATAATAAAACTGCTTCTTTTGGTACGGTTTTAATTATTTATGAATCTAGACCAGATGTTACTGTTGAAGCTGCTGGAATTGCTTTTAAATCTGGAAATAAAATTTTATTAAAAGGCGGAAAAGAATCTTTAAATTCTAACTTAAAAATTGTTGAATTATGGCATCAAGCTTTGAAACAACATTATGCAGCAACAGATTGGGTTGAGTATTTACAATTTAACAGAACTGAAACACAAGCATTTTTAGAAAAACCAACTCAAAAAGTAGATTTAATTGTACCTCGTGGTGGAGAACGTTTAATTGCTTTTGTAAAACAACACGCTACGTGTCCGGTTATTATAAGCGGACGTGGAAATAATTTTGTGTATGTTTCTAAAGAAGCAGATTTAGATATTGCGATTGCTGTTATTTTAAACGGAAAATCAAAAATATCTGCTTGTAATGCTGTTGATAAAGTTTTAATTGATCAAAATTTACCGAATAAAAATAAATTCATCAGTACATTAATATCAAAATTAAATGAAGCTAAGATTCAGGTTTTGGGTGATGAAACTATATCAAAATCTCATCAACTAGAACAAATTTCATCAAACGAAGTTTGGTACGAAGAATTTTTAGATTATAAAATTGTGATTGGAGAAATTGAATCAAACTCAGCTGCAATTACCATGATTAATACCTATTCTGGTGGACATTCATCAGTAATTATTACAAAAAATGAAGCTGAAGCAAAACTATTTATGGAAAACGTAGATACTGCTGCAGTTTATCATAATGCATCTACTCGATTTACAGATGGAGGTCAGTTAGGTTTGGGTGGCGAATTAGCAATTAGTACAGATAAATTACACCAACGTGGACCAATTGGTTTGCAACATTTGGTAACTAATAAGTGGTATGTTCATGGAAATGGACAAGTGAGAAGTTAA
- a CDS encoding aspartate aminotransferase family protein has translation MPLFNVYPLYDVTPVKAKGVYVYDENKIEYLDLYGGHAVISIGHSHPKYVEAISKQVSKLGFYSNAIQNPLQVKLANKLETISGCKDYELFLCNSGAEANENALKLASFKTGKSRVIAFKNGFHGRTSAAVAATDNKNIIAPINAQQKVTILDLNDIEAVKTELEKGDVCAVIVEFIQGVGGLDEATKEFFEEVDVLCKANNTFFIADEVQSGYGRSGKFFAFQHYNVTPDVISIAKGMGNGFPIGGILIHPCIEAKFGMLGTTFGGNHLACAAGLSVIKVIEEEKLIDNVNEMSCYFIKIAKTIPQIKNIKGKGLMLGLEFDFEVGDLRKKLIYEYHIFTGGAMNKNLLRILPPLTIKKEHIDQFFEALVDALDE, from the coding sequence ATGCCATTATTTAACGTTTATCCTTTGTACGATGTTACACCTGTGAAAGCAAAAGGTGTTTATGTTTATGATGAAAATAAAATAGAATATTTAGATTTGTATGGAGGTCATGCAGTAATTTCTATTGGTCATTCGCATCCAAAATATGTAGAAGCAATTTCTAAGCAAGTTTCAAAATTGGGTTTTTATTCAAATGCAATTCAGAATCCTTTACAAGTTAAATTAGCGAACAAGTTAGAAACGATTTCTGGTTGTAAAGATTATGAGCTATTTTTATGCAATTCTGGTGCAGAAGCGAACGAAAATGCGTTAAAATTAGCTTCTTTTAAAACAGGAAAATCTAGAGTAATTGCTTTTAAAAATGGTTTTCACGGACGAACTTCTGCTGCTGTTGCTGCCACTGATAACAAAAATATAATCGCGCCAATTAACGCGCAACAAAAAGTTACAATTTTAGATTTAAATGATATTGAAGCCGTAAAAACAGAACTTGAAAAAGGAGATGTTTGTGCTGTTATTGTTGAATTTATTCAAGGTGTTGGTGGTTTAGACGAAGCAACTAAAGAATTCTTTGAAGAAGTTGATGTGCTTTGTAAAGCTAATAACACTTTTTTTATTGCTGATGAAGTGCAGTCTGGATATGGTAGATCTGGTAAGTTTTTTGCTTTTCAACATTATAATGTAACTCCAGATGTAATTTCCATTGCAAAAGGAATGGGAAATGGTTTTCCTATTGGAGGAATTTTAATTCATCCTTGTATTGAAGCAAAATTCGGAATGTTAGGAACCACTTTTGGAGGAAATCATTTAGCTTGCGCTGCAGGTTTATCCGTAATAAAAGTAATTGAAGAAGAAAAATTGATAGACAATGTAAATGAAATGTCTTGTTATTTTATCAAAATTGCAAAAACGATTCCTCAAATAAAAAATATTAAAGGAAAAGGCTTAATGCTAGGTTTAGAATTTGATTTTGAAGTAGGAGATTTACGTAAAAAATTAATTTACGAGTATCACATTTTTACTGGCGGAGCAATGAATAAAAATTTATTAAGAATTTTACCTCCTTTAACAATCAAAAAAGAACATATCGATCAATTTTTTGAAGCTTTAGTAGATGCTTTAGATGAATAA
- the proC gene encoding pyrroline-5-carboxylate reductase — protein MKVAIIGAGSLGQSISKGLLKNKVVSSLYLTKRNTNSIKDFNDFNEVILTSDNTEAIKNSDILIFAVQPRHLETILTSVKPLLHKNHVLISVITGFSIAKIEAIVGENHFIIRSMPNTAASVGQSMTCLSPNTKGKEKVELAQTIFNSLGVSLEIPEEQLQAATVICASGIAFWMRLIRATTQGAIQLGFEADVAHKLAMQTCFGAASLLKESGRHPEAEIDRVTTPGGCTIEGLNEMEHQGLSSSLIKGINKSFDKINQIKN, from the coding sequence ATGAAAGTAGCAATTATTGGAGCAGGAAGTTTAGGACAATCTATATCCAAAGGTTTATTGAAAAATAAAGTGGTGAGTTCTTTGTATTTAACGAAAAGAAACACCAATTCTATTAAAGATTTTAATGACTTTAACGAGGTGATTTTAACTTCTGATAATACGGAAGCTATTAAAAATTCTGATATTTTAATTTTTGCAGTTCAGCCAAGACATTTAGAAACTATTTTAACAAGCGTAAAACCACTTTTACATAAAAATCATGTTTTAATTTCTGTTATTACTGGGTTTTCTATTGCTAAAATTGAAGCTATTGTTGGTGAAAATCATTTTATAATTCGATCAATGCCAAATACTGCTGCTTCGGTTGGTCAATCTATGACCTGTCTTTCTCCTAATACTAAAGGAAAAGAAAAAGTAGAATTAGCACAAACTATTTTTAACAGTTTAGGAGTTTCATTGGAAATTCCGGAAGAACAATTACAAGCTGCAACGGTTATTTGTGCAAGCGGAATTGCTTTTTGGATGCGCTTAATTCGTGCCACAACTCAAGGCGCAATTCAACTAGGTTTTGAAGCAGATGTTGCACATAAATTAGCAATGCAAACTTGTTTTGGAGCCGCTAGTTTATTAAAAGAATCTGGCAGACATCCAGAAGCAGAAATAGACAGAGTTACAACTCCCGGAGGTTGCACAATTGAAGGTTTAAACGAAATGGAACATCAAGGTTTAAGCTCTTCTTTAATAAAAGGAATTAATAAATCTTTTGATAAAATTAACCAAATAAAAAACTAA
- the argC gene encoding N-acetyl-gamma-glutamyl-phosphate reductase, producing the protein MKNLEIGIIGGAGYTAGELIRLLLNHPETNINFVYSTSNAGNKLYKVHQDLIGDTEINFTSEINADVDVLFLCLGHGNSTAFLAKNSFSDTTKIIDLSNDFRLLADKNFDGKDFVYGLPELDKEIIKTAKYIANPGCFATALQLAILPLAANGLLQNDVHINAVTGATGAGTSLSETTHFTWRDNNFSHYKAFNHQHLGEINQTVHQLQPNFNSKINFMPNRGDFSRGIFATTYTKFDGTLEEAKKMYKTYYKDAAFTFVSDESIFMKQVVNTNKCLVQLEKHGNKLLITSTIDNLLKGASGQAIQNMNLMYGFKETLGLNLKANYF; encoded by the coding sequence ATGAAGAATTTAGAAATAGGAATTATCGGTGGCGCAGGTTATACAGCAGGAGAATTAATTAGATTATTGCTAAATCATCCTGAAACAAATATCAATTTTGTATATAGCACTTCTAATGCTGGCAATAAATTGTATAAAGTACATCAAGATTTAATTGGTGATACAGAAATCAATTTTACAAGCGAAATTAATGCTGATGTTGATGTGTTGTTTTTATGTTTAGGTCATGGAAATTCAACTGCCTTTTTAGCCAAAAATAGTTTTTCTGATACTACAAAAATCATTGATTTAAGTAATGATTTTAGATTACTTGCGGATAAAAATTTCGATGGAAAAGACTTTGTTTATGGTTTACCAGAATTGGATAAAGAAATTATAAAAACCGCAAAATATATTGCAAATCCGGGTTGTTTTGCAACTGCTTTACAATTAGCAATTTTACCTTTAGCTGCAAATGGTTTGTTACAAAATGATGTTCATATTAATGCTGTAACTGGTGCAACTGGCGCAGGAACTTCTTTATCTGAAACTACACATTTTACTTGGAGAGATAATAATTTTTCTCATTATAAAGCATTTAATCATCAACATTTAGGAGAAATTAATCAAACTGTACATCAATTACAACCTAATTTTAATTCTAAAATTAATTTTATGCCAAATCGTGGTGATTTTTCTAGAGGAATTTTTGCAACTACTTACACAAAGTTTGATGGCACTTTAGAAGAAGCGAAAAAAATGTATAAAACCTACTATAAAGATGCCGCTTTTACTTTTGTTTCTGATGAAAGCATTTTTATGAAACAAGTAGTAAACACCAACAAATGTTTAGTACAATTAGAAAAACATGGCAATAAATTATTAATTACAAGTACTATTGATAATTTATTGAAAGGAGCTTCTGGACAAGCAATTCAGAATATGAATTTAATGTACGGCTTTAAAGAAACCTTAGGATTGAATTTAAAAGCAAATTATTTTTAA
- a CDS encoding argininosuccinate synthase, producing the protein MKKLVIAYSGGLDTSYCAVSLSKEYEVHAVSVNTGGFTTEEIKHIESNAYKMGVSTYKNIDAVSTFYNKVVKYLIFGNVLKNSTYPLSVSAERIIQAIEIVEYAKSIGAEYIAHGSTGAGNDQVRFDMIFQTLAPGINIITPIRDQKLTRQEEIEYLKSEGIDMPWEKSKYSVNKGLWGTSVGGVETLKSELPLPNEAYPSQLEKEGEEKVTLTFKNGEFVALNGEENKPEINIENLNNIASKFAIGRDIHVGDTIVGTKGRVGFEAAAALITVKAHHLLEKHTLTKWQLQHKEYLSSFYGMHLHEGQYLDPVMRDTEAFLQSSQKMVSGNVVVSLKPYHFSLDGIISDHDLMSSAFSTYGEENKAWTADDAKGFIKILGNQNKIYQQVNK; encoded by the coding sequence ATGAAAAAATTAGTAATTGCATATAGTGGCGGTTTAGACACTTCTTATTGTGCCGTAAGTTTATCAAAAGAATATGAAGTACACGCTGTAAGTGTAAACACAGGTGGTTTTACAACAGAAGAAATTAAACATATAGAAAGTAATGCTTATAAAATGGGCGTTTCTACTTATAAAAATATTGATGCTGTTTCTACTTTTTATAATAAAGTAGTAAAGTATTTAATTTTTGGAAACGTATTAAAGAACAGTACATATCCACTTTCTGTAAGTGCTGAAAGAATTATTCAGGCAATAGAAATTGTTGAATATGCTAAAAGTATTGGTGCAGAATATATTGCGCATGGAAGTACTGGTGCAGGAAATGACCAAGTACGTTTTGATATGATTTTTCAAACTTTGGCGCCAGGCATCAACATTATTACGCCAATTAGAGATCAAAAATTAACAAGACAAGAAGAAATAGAATACTTAAAATCTGAAGGAATTGATATGCCTTGGGAAAAATCTAAATATTCTGTAAATAAAGGCCTTTGGGGAACAAGTGTTGGTGGCGTTGAAACTTTAAAGTCTGAACTTCCTTTACCTAATGAAGCATATCCTTCTCAATTAGAAAAAGAAGGTGAAGAAAAAGTTACTTTGACTTTTAAAAACGGCGAATTTGTTGCTTTAAATGGAGAAGAAAACAAACCTGAAATCAATATTGAAAACTTAAATAATATCGCTTCAAAATTTGCAATTGGTAGAGACATTCATGTTGGTGATACAATTGTTGGAACAAAAGGAAGAGTTGGTTTTGAAGCTGCAGCTGCTTTAATTACAGTAAAAGCACATCATTTGTTAGAGAAACACACCCTAACAAAATGGCAATTACAACACAAAGAATATTTGTCTAGTTTTTACGGAATGCATTTACACGAAGGTCAATATTTAGATCCTGTAATGAGAGATACTGAAGCTTTTTTACAAAGTTCTCAGAAAATGGTATCTGGAAATGTTGTCGTTTCTTTAAAACCTTATCATTTTTCTTTAGATGGAATTATTTCTGATCACGATTTAATGTCTAGTGCATTTAGTACGTATGGAGAAGAAAATAAAGCTTGGACTGCTGATGATGCTAAAGGCTTTATCAAAATTTTAGGAAATCAGAATAAAATATATCAACAAGTAAATAAATAA